In the genome of Myxococcus stipitatus, one region contains:
- a CDS encoding phosphatidylinositol-specific phospholipase C has protein sequence MRWISSSTSLAALSLPGTHDTMAYQSYGGDLTQTQSLDLRTQLDAGIRAVDIRCRHIGDRFTIHHGVVYLHVNFDDVLQTTIQFLQANPTETVVMRVKKEHTEEEVTRSFAQTFEWYRNRPEYNPYLWRGSHVPTLGEVRGRIVILDDFGGGAYGIPWGALDLQDDWTVSQLADIDDKWNKVRAHLDRTQSGSSSKLFVNFLSGSSAMAYPRHVAGGINILGIDYRGVNDYAVDHLVGGWAQRAGVMMMDFPGAGLIDAILALNVRLLPSSAQLPTDFNLIFKNTAYTIGGDAESRWYGIQAFLSNAAPGRSWHFMALKREWAGWMHHEGAFFQSDSMDDFTHIAFPSRTVTSVVGPAYLAGFVNGQLGSLSGGSGERAQQLHGRLSSRFPFQLWSVVVKRTPGGLSNWAYADYGRGYKVSSGDYIYAIQGYSAADGVYLHEHGQQEGNVVQLTSSVGFLGDLGFNDLLSSVTILGPYQATLCEHAYQSGRCFSTSRSVTDINSVAGGPWNDVISSVTVSRTGIR, from the coding sequence ATGCGTTGGATTTCAAGCTCGACGAGCCTCGCGGCGCTCTCGCTGCCAGGGACACACGACACCATGGCGTATCAATCCTATGGTGGGGACCTGACGCAGACACAATCGCTGGACCTGCGCACGCAGCTGGACGCGGGGATTCGGGCGGTGGACATCCGGTGTCGACACATCGGTGACCGGTTCACGATCCACCACGGGGTCGTCTATCTGCACGTCAACTTCGACGACGTGCTCCAGACCACCATCCAGTTCCTGCAGGCGAACCCCACCGAGACGGTGGTGATGCGCGTGAAGAAGGAGCACACGGAGGAGGAGGTCACCCGGAGCTTCGCGCAGACCTTCGAGTGGTATCGCAATCGTCCGGAGTACAATCCCTATCTCTGGCGTGGCTCGCACGTGCCCACGCTGGGCGAGGTGCGAGGGCGGATCGTCATCCTGGATGACTTTGGCGGTGGGGCGTACGGCATTCCCTGGGGGGCGCTGGACCTCCAGGATGACTGGACGGTGTCGCAGCTCGCGGACATCGACGACAAGTGGAACAAGGTCCGGGCACACCTGGACAGGACCCAGAGCGGCTCATCGTCGAAGCTGTTCGTGAACTTCCTGAGTGGTTCCTCGGCGATGGCCTATCCCAGACATGTCGCGGGTGGCATCAACATCCTGGGCATCGACTACCGGGGTGTGAATGACTATGCGGTCGACCACCTGGTGGGAGGGTGGGCCCAGCGGGCCGGGGTGATGATGATGGACTTCCCGGGGGCGGGGCTGATTGATGCCATCCTGGCGCTCAATGTCCGGCTGCTGCCGTCGTCCGCGCAGCTCCCGACGGACTTCAATCTCATCTTCAAGAACACGGCGTATACGATTGGAGGGGACGCGGAGTCGCGCTGGTATGGAATCCAGGCGTTCCTGTCGAACGCCGCGCCGGGGCGCTCCTGGCACTTCATGGCGTTGAAGCGCGAGTGGGCGGGGTGGATGCACCACGAGGGGGCCTTCTTCCAGTCCGACTCGATGGACGACTTCACGCACATCGCCTTCCCGTCGCGGACGGTGACGAGCGTGGTGGGGCCCGCGTATCTGGCGGGTTTCGTGAATGGACAGCTCGGGAGCCTCTCGGGTGGTTCCGGGGAGCGGGCGCAGCAGCTCCATGGCCGGTTGAGCTCGCGCTTCCCGTTCCAGCTCTGGTCCGTGGTGGTGAAGCGGACGCCGGGAGGGCTGAGCAACTGGGCGTATGCGGACTACGGCCGGGGCTACAAGGTCTCGTCCGGGGACTACATCTACGCGATCCAGGGGTACTCGGCCGCGGACGGGGTGTATCTCCATGAGCACGGCCAGCAGGAGGGGAACGTGGTGCAGCTCACGTCCTCCGTGGGCTTCCTCGGGGACCTGGGCTTCAACGACCTGCTCAGCTCCGTGACGATCCTGGGGCCCTATCAGGCGACGCTGTGCGAGCACGCGTACCAGTCGGGCCGGTGTTTCAGCACGTCCCGCAGCGTGACGGACATCAACAGCGTGGCTGGCGGACCGTGGAATGACGTCATCTCCTCGGTCACCGTCAGCCGCACTGGAATCCGTTGA